AGTCTTAtctagcgcacgtatctaccaacaaggtactcaaggcgctgagtataattttaccaactttcagaaagataactTATTAAAGTGATGAACTCGATGAACTCGATGAGAACCGTTTATGTAGCACCTAAGAAGGAGTTACAAGGTGGCACGGCGTATACAGCAGCCAACACCGGGTGAACCCCTtcacttttcgataagtgcactgggttcttttacatgcgttatacacaacacatgggaccgaCGGCTTTcctaaggacgaagcaataagtGTCCCGGCTCGGGATTCGGACCctaactctgctgatcagaaacaccagagttcgGTGCTCTACACCGTTTGGCAACGACACTTCTGTTGATAATAATATCaattataaacagttttaacaCTCTCAAGGCGTTCTCATTtagttgctttaaaaaaaaccacaacattTTAGAAAACTAATGTCACAGTTTTGCAACGCTTTGCTTTTTGCGTCTTACTTAGGTATCTAGCAAGAAACGCTACCTAAGCGAACGTATGACTTATAATATGACGTATAACGTAGGCTGCACTGAAAATGCCTTGATAAGTAACCAGCCCAAGCTCCCAATCATACTGGTTCTGGGATTGACGATTGACAAACGATTTGCCCAGCGCACATTGCCTGCATTATCCGCTTGACTAAACACTGGCGCTACCTATAAGCGAACGTTATGATGACCTATAATATGACGTATGACGTATAACGTAAGTTGCACTGACCACACTGACGTTGTCGAGTAGTGACTGGCCATAAACTCCTTTTAAATGGCTATCAGATTAGCGCGCTGAGAACTTGCAGTCTGCTGCCCGGCGCACATTGACGGCTTGACAATAAGCCAGAATGTAACTTCAACTAGCATAGGTATAAATGTAGAAACAAAAGTGACTTAAAGTTGGTTCACTGTGAAGCCAAACTTGAAGGTGGTAAAATCTTTCAAACTTGGCCTTTGAAGAAAATGTGCTTCTTTCTTGAATTGTTAAGTAATGTGGTCATGGTATTTGCTTATAAAAACAATAGTTTCGTAACAAAATACCAAAAAGTCTTACAATTATTTAACACTACTGAACAAGTAATTAGCTTTAgattacaaatattttgttcataaatgTATCACTTCAGTTTGAAACTTCATTCTACTCTTATATTGTGTGACATAAATTTTTGAAGAAATCTTTACGTTGTAAATTCAGTTTTGGAAaaatgtttgagaaaaaaacaaaatgcgaAAAAGTCACGTTTGTGACACCTGCTCCCCTCTACATGAAACATAGAACTTGATATTTCCATGAGAACCAATGTGTCAATCCAGATAGGTAGGACATCAGGAAAGTATGGAacttaaaataaacatgttgTTATCggcttttcactatttttctCGTGACCTAGATGACCGATCCAACTCAAACTTCCCAGGTTTGTATGTTTGTGGTGGATTATCACTGCTTATCACTGCtagtaactgttttgttagcacaagaaaaaaaaaaaaaaaaacaattctgcaatacaaaattgaatgaaattGAGTAAGCATATGTATTTAATAACAGAAGTTACATCCACATCCCTGGCAAGGTATAAATTTATCCCTTCAAATAGTGTCATATTACTTAGCgctggtaaaaaaaacatctgcaTAAATCGActgcatttttttcaaaatgtattatCGAACACACAAGTGTTAAGTCAgaaataaacaagttttttttccttctcagtCATGGCAAAGCCCCTGCGACGTACCCCTCTCAGCCATTTTGTTCTGATTGCTCCTTACGTAAAGCCCCGCATTCTTGGGCCCAATTTGCCCTTTATTAGGGTAATACCAAACAATGTAATTGCGCAATCGTCGGTGTAAAGCGCCGGACAATGCATGCAACGGGCAGATCGTCTGTCATTCATCGGAGCCAATGATTAATGGAGTTTAATTAGGGCCAGTTATTTTACCAAGGCAATTTCAGTGCAGCTTACGTTATACGTCATATAACAACAATACCTAATTAATCACACAAACCTGTGTGACCAGACAAGTACAAAGGCAAGTGAAGGCACCGACCTCTGCACTTCTATTCATAAACCAAGTTACAAAATTAGCATAATAACAAGAGTTCACAACCTTTGGggagaaaaatacaaattcaatAGTGGATCTACCCCTGTAAACTTAAACATACACGTTCATTAGTATATCTGCTCcttcaaaacaaacaccatACATTATAATGGGGGTAATTCTGACAACTAATTAAAGCTAACTTTGTTTATAAGTCCAGTTCTTTTGAAAAAAGgtgatttcaaaataaatttaacaacCACTTCATTTACCGATTTAGTTCATCAAACTTAGAATTTAATTCGGTTAGTCAAATAATGTACCGTTGTATCAAATGTAATACCGTACGGGCGTATACATAAAAAAGATCGGACCAACTGACACATGACCAACCCTCCCAGCTACGAAAACAACATTGCTGTAAAtgttgtaattgtttgttttccgtCTGTCTTTCAATTTACAGATGAAGATTACTATAGCAGTAGCCATTGTTTTGGcttttatgcaagttcagtTCGTGGTGGTTACAGCTACAGTTTCACCTGATCCGGGACTGGCGTGTAACTCCTGCTgccagggcccagccggtataccggGAATCCCTGGATCTAATGGAAACCATGGTCAAGGGCTTATAGGCCCGAAAGGTGATGCAGGCTCccctggtgaggtaggtcaacccggggCTAAAGGAGACatggggtcagatggactggttggtgagccaggcgctaaaggggaatatggactgaagggagagcaaggagtcggtcaaccagggaaacagggacctcaaggtctgcctgggatgaatggtctgaatggggagagaggtgaacctggaccagctggacagactggtgaagcaggtgaatgtagttcgcgacggtccgccttcactgcagtgaggaATACCGCCTTCAGTCCTCCATCCCAATGGGATcctctgccctttgaagagttattgttttcggaggaagggactgatttcaacttgaataacggcacgtttacgtgtaatgtgcctggggtatacgtattgatgttctcagtcAATAAATCATCAAGTGGGTCTTACCTATTTGTCTACCTGAGGAAGAACGGTAACGCCATTGTTGCAGGGTATGTACGCGATGCAGGTTCTCATCAAGTGAGCAacagtgcagtgattcccctgcactatggagatcaagttcacttagctgtaTACGGTTCAGTATATAGTAGCACTAACCGTTACACGTCTTTTACTGGATTCCTTCTGCAAgaaatctaaatcaaacatacagacacacggaaacgttttaatgttttagacaACGCTTTATAAAAAAGGGCAATTATATAGTgtttaaaaatatgataatcACTAGTTAATTGTGTTAAGATGTGGCAGTTTGTTTCGATGATGTTTAAATGCATATAGGATCAATTTGATAAAAGACGTTTTGCAAACGTGTTTATTGTGacgaaaacatgttttttatttcttcacGTTGACAGTGCTTTAAATATCAGTTtattgcttttttataaattggtTATGTCTACTTTTCAATGTCAATTTTCGAGGGTGCTTTAATAAGTACTTGATGACGACTTTTAATCAtttattttcccccaaaaaaattaaaaaacgaaattactaaaaataaaacacaaacaactgGATAGTTTAGTAAGTAGTAAAGAAAAGCAAAGCAATTCACCTTCCTTGATCTAGACCGAGACAGTAAAAGACATAATTCATGATGGCCGCCTGTTTCGCCGGTCATTTTGTATTACCAAATTTTAAATTGGTAACTATAGCTGCACCCTGTTGAAGCAACAACGTCGAAATATTTCACATAACAATCGGTTATAGTTGTCTTCTGTTGATATATTGGTTAACACTTATAAATTTAAACTAATGATAACTTGTGATCAAAAGGATACAGCGTTGTCAAGTTACCGGAAGACATTTGTATTGTGCCGTATCTTCCCGAACACGTCCCGATATAGTGaagtatataattttttctcgtagttttgcgtttgtttatttttacatgAGAGCgcacttgtgtttttttataatgcagATGAAACGTTTCGGTATTCGTTTTGAACAACCTTTGTATAAAACGtttgatgatgtcacaataaCTTGTTAAAGAGGGGATGTACATTTCGGTACAGCGATTGCTTTAAccgtcaaaatgaaaatgaaaccaATCTTGCTATAAAAAGGTATACCAACAAAATACACCATCTTAGTGTGCATTTGGAAATCATGATTTTCCTCACTTCGATCGTGACTGAATCTTTCGGAATACGAGCTGTTTACACAATATTGCATTTCATCATGATCTCCCTTACTACAGAAAAGTTTCGTTGAcagtaaaattaaacaataacgTTACAGGTCGTCAACAACACATTATTAATGTTTAAACTAACGTTAGATTACGTAATATAGTATTGATACATATATTtctacaaaacaatttttttcttcaaaataaactATAATCCACTTAGGTTTTCTTGTTAGGAAGCTTTACTTAGGAAGCTTTACATGGTGTTGAGAAATAgggagaaactataaataaatagtaaacttgccgtattaatgcgctttacaatgcgctttacattattaATGTTTGCATTAACGTTAGAATACATAACATATTAAATGATACATATATTTCTACAAATAATTTTATCCTAAGAAAAACTCGTATCCATGTAATGTACTAGAAGTTAAGATATATGTAAGGGAGCACGTATCTACTTAACCGCCTGAGAGCTAGGCCGAAAGTGGCCGAACCTGAAGGTTTGCCGCTCTGAAGGCTTTCACAAAAGAAAAGACTGGTGTCATGAACAATCCTCATATCGGGGGTTAAAGCTGCTCACCTTTGCTCATTTAATCTTAACAAACCTCAACACAATGGTTGTTGGATCTGGATGGGTCCAGGCGGCAACAAAAGGCATGACAAGTCCTTTGTCGAGTGGCTGGCAAATAGTTCTAGAAATAGTCAGGTGccacttgaatgttttaaatacattgaagGAATGGACATTGACGCCATATCTGTcgatcgtttttgtttttgtgttttgagaaTTTAATGGATATTAAACtacaattattcgtaaatacaATTTAAAAGCTGACAATTTTTactgacactgttttactcattttgtcAAAAgctacagtacctcagcaagtTATTATTTAAGGAAAACTTTATACCGTTTTATCTTTAAACAGggttaaagtttaatgtaaatcggtGAACACTGTTTTatattcgctcgtccccagcacCTTGCCTTAAAACCAAAGGTCCTGGATAGATAGGcccgctggggacgagcgagtGTTTTATGCTGTTCCACAAACTCTTAAATTTGATAATCATCACAAtcaagttgctatgtcaaatagTTCAGAGCACGGTTTTTTGAATGGCACAGtattgtataataataaatgcTATACAACAGCTAGCCCGCACAATAAagtatatacaaatattgagtggctcagaggggaatgggaggaatattatcgcaaggtaaaatttggactgttccatttcacaagGCGAAGCCAAGTGAAATGGAACACTCCAATGTTTACCGAGCGTCAATATTCcatccattccacgaattaaggccactgaatatttgttttatataactgacatatatagatccttgtcattaattgatgtatttttaaagtaaaaatcatatagcgccgcaATGCACAAATTGTGCACAAACCTGCACAAACCTTGCAcaaaccttttgcacaggtgattctttgttttagcagcggcgcggcggcgctgtactgctcaaaaacattgggaacaaggatgatcctaactgttgaatgggaaatgctattccccatgggcgaataggtatTTTTGATCGCCgatgcggatgggagtaatagtgaataccacgtgaagtaagttccaccaatcaattgacaaggatctgtatgtcagttatataataagCATTATGTTCTTATAGACTGAGAATTTCGGTTTCAACTTGCTCTCTTTTTATAGACCAGTAGTGACCCTCATG
The DNA window shown above is from Asterias amurensis chromosome 18, ASM3211899v1 and carries:
- the LOC139950233 gene encoding uncharacterized protein gives rise to the protein MKITIAVAIVLAFMQVQFVVVTATVSPDPGLACNSCCQGPAGIPGIPGSNGNHGQGLIGPKGDAGSPGEVGQPGAKGDMGSDGLVGEPGAKGEYGLKGEQGVGQPGKQGPQGLPGMNGLNGERGEPGPAGQTGEAGECSSRRSAFTAVRNTAFSPPSQWDPLPFEELLFSEEGTDFNLNNGTFTCNVPGVYVLMFSVNKSSSGSYLFVYLRKNGNAIVAGYVRDAGSHQVSNSAVIPLHYGDQVHLAVYGSVYSSTNRYTSFTGFLLQEI